Proteins encoded in a region of the Loxodonta africana isolate mLoxAfr1 chromosome 22, mLoxAfr1.hap2, whole genome shotgun sequence genome:
- the LOC100656565 gene encoding olfactory receptor 5D18-like, translated as MLLSERNKSGATFTLLGFSDYPELQVSLFLVFLAIYSVTVVGNLGMIIIIKINPILHTPMYFFLSHLSFMDFCYSSIVAPKMLVNLVVEDRTISFLGCVVQFFFFCTFVVTEIFSLAVMAYDCFVAICNPLLYTVAMSQGLCAMLAVGSYAWGVGCSLIPTCSALKLSFRGPNKINHFCEFSSLLSLSCSDTSLSQLLLFIFVIFNKVSTLLIIFTSYVFIVVTILKMHSVSGHHKAFSTCASHLSAITIFHGTILFLYCVPNSKNSRHTVKVASVFYTVVIPMLNPLIYSLRNKDVKNTVSKIMDTKIFSHCMLF; from the coding sequence ATGTTATTGTCGGAGAGAAATAAAAGTGGGGCCACTTTCACCCTTTTAGGTTTCTCAGATTACCCAGAACTGCAGGTTTCTCTTTTCTTGGTATTTCTGGCCATCTACAGTGTCACTGTTGTAGGGAATCTTGGAATGATTATAATCATTAAAATTAATCCCATACTGCatacccccatgtactttttcctcagccacctctcaTTCATGGATTTCTGCTATTCTTCCATCGTTGCTCCCAAAATGCTGGTGAACCTAGTTGTAGAAGACAGAACCATTTCATTTTTAGGATGTGTagttcaattctttttcttttgtaccTTTGTGGTGACTGAAATATTTTCATTAGCTGTAATGGCCTATGACTGCTTTGTGGCCATTTgcaaccctctgctctacacagttgCCATGTCCCAGGGACTCTGTGCTATGCTGGCGGTGGGATCATATGCATGGGGAGTAGGGTGTTCCTTGATACCCACATGCTCTGCTTTGAAATTATCTTTTCGTGGTCCCAACAAAATCAATCACTTCTGTGAGTTCTCCTCACTTCTGTCTCTTTCTTGCTCTGATACTTCTCTAAGCCAGTTGCTGCTTTTCatctttgttatttttaataaggTGAGTACATTACTCATCATCTTCACTTCTTATGTGTTTATCGTTGTCACCATCTTAAAAATGCATTCAGTCAGTGGTCATCATAAGGCGTTCTCTACCTGTGCCTCTCATCTGTCTGCTATCACAatcttccatggcaccatcctATTCCTCTATTGTGTGCCCAACTCCAAAAACTCCAGGCACACCGTCAAAGTAgcctctgtgttttacacagtggtgatccccatgttgaatccattgatctacagcctgaggaataaggatgtcaagaaTACAGTCAGCAAGATAATGG
- the LOC100655231 gene encoding olfactory receptor 5D18-like yields MAYDCFVAICNPLLYTVAMSQRRCAMLVVGSYARGVVASLVITCSTFQLSFHGFKIINHFYCELSSLLSLSCSDTSLSQLLLFIFAAFNEVSTLLIILTSYVLIIVTILKMCSASGHQKVFSTFASHLTAISIFHGTILFPYCVSNSKNSRRTIKVASVFYTVVIPMLNPLTYSLRNKDVKSTVSKIKASNSFFR; encoded by the coding sequence ATGGCCTATGACTGCTTTGTGGCCATttgtaaccctctgctctacacagttgCCATGTCCCAGAGACGCTGCGCTATGCTGGTGGTGGGATCATATGCACGGGGAGTAGTAGCTTCCTTGGTAATCACATGCTCTACTTTCCAATTATCTTTCCATGGTTTCAAAATAATCAATCACTTCTACTGTGAGCTTTCctcgcttctctctctttcttgctctGATACTTCTCTCAGCCAGTTATTACTTTTCATCTTTGCCGCTTTTAATGAGGTGAGTACATTACTCATCATTCTCACTTCTTATGTGCTTATcattgtcaccatcttgaaaatgTGTTCAGCCAGTGGTCATCAGAAGGTGTTTTCTACCTTTGCTTCTCACCTGACTGCCATCAGCatcttccatggcaccatcctCTTCCCCTACTGTGTGTCCAACTCAAAAAACTCCAGACGTACCATCAAAGTAgcctctgtgttttacacagtggtgatccccatgttgaatcccttgacctacagcctgaggaataaggatgtcaagaGTACAGTCAGCAAGATAAAGGCATCAAACTCTTTTTTTCGTTGA
- the LOC100655988 gene encoding olfactory receptor 5D18-like: protein MLLSDRNKSVATFTLLGFSDCPELMVPLFLVFLAIYSVTVVGNLGMIVIIRINAILHTPMYFFLSHLSFVDFCYSSNFAPKMLVNLVVEDRTISFLGCVVQFFLFCTFVVTESFLLSVMAYDCFVAICNPLLYTVAMSQRCCAMLVVGSYAWGIACSLVLTCSALKLSFHGFNTINHFFCEFSSLLSLSCSDTSLSQLLLFIFATFNEVSTLLIILTSYVSIVVTVLKMRSASGRRKAFFTCASHLTAITIFHGTILFLYCVPNTKNSRSTIKVASVFYTVVTPMLNPLIYSLRNKDVKNIVIKIMDTKVFSH, encoded by the coding sequence ATGTTATTGTCAGACAGAAATAAAAGCGTGGCCACATTCACCCTTTTGGGCTTCTCAGATTGCCCAGAACTGATGGTTCCCCTCTTCTTGGTATTTCTGGCCATCTACAGTGTCACCGTTGTAGGGAATCTTGGGATGATTGTAATCATCAGAATTAACGCCATactgcacacccccatgtactttttcctcagccatCTCTCATTTGTGGATTTCTGCTATTCCTCCAACTTTGCTCCCAAGATGCTGGTGAACCTAGTTGTAGAAGACAGAACCATTTCATTTTTAGGATGTGTAGTgcaattctttctcttttgtaccTTTGTGGTGACTGAATCCTTTCTATTATCTGTAATGGCCTATGACTGCTTTGTGGCCATTTgcaaccctctgctctacacagttgCCATGTCCCAGAGATGCTGCGCTATGCTGGTGGTGGGATCATATGCATGGGGAATAGCATGTTCCTTGGTTCTGACATGCTCTGCTTTGAAATTATCTTTTCATGGTTTCAACACAATCAATCACTTCTTCTGTGAGTTCTCCTCACTTCTGTCTCTCTCTTGCTCTGATACTTCTCTTAGTCAGTTGTTGCTTTTCATCTTTGCCACTTTTAATGAGGTGAGTACATTACTCATCATTCTCACATCTTATGTGTCCATCGTTGTCACCGTCTTGAAAATGCGTTCAGCCAGTGGTCGTCGTAAGGCGTTCTTTACCTGTGCCTCTCATCTGACTGCCATCACTatcttccatggcaccatcctGTTCCTATACTGTGTGCCCAACACCAAAAACTCCAGAAGTACCATCAAAGTAgcctctgtgttttacacagtGGTGACCCCCATGTTGAATCCGTTGATCTACAGtttgaggaataaggatgtcaagaaTATAGTCATCAAGATAATGGACACCAAAGTCTTTTCTCATTGA